The genome window TCGCCGGCCGCGAGCGTCCACGCCGCCGGGTCGTCCCCGGGCGCGTCGATCCGGTCGACGGACTGCACGAGCAGGCCGCCGGACACCGGCCGCGTCTCCACGAGGGCGGCGGGCGGTGCGTCGACGACGAGCAGGCGGATGTTCTTCTTCTGCGAGAGCAGCGCGAGCGCGTCGTCGTCGAAGGCGGGGGCGACGACGACCTCCGTGAACACCGGCGCGATCTGCTCCGCCGCCGCGAGCGACAGGCGGCGGTTGGTGGCGATCACGCCGCCGAACGCCGACACGGGGTCGCACGCGTGGGCCCGCGCGTGCGCCTGCGCGACGTCCTGGCCGACGGCGATGCCGCACGGGTTGGCGTGCTTGACGATCGCGACGGTCGCCGCGTCACCGTGGTCGTGCGCGGCGCGCCACGCGGCGTCCGCGTCGACGTAGTTGTTGTAGCTCATGGCCTTGCCGTGCAGCTGGCGCGCCTGGGCCAGCCCGGCCGGTCCGTGCCCCGTGGTGTAGAGCGCCGCGCGCTGGTGGGGGTTCTCGCCGTACCGCAGGACGTCCGACCGCTCCCACGTCGCGCCGATCCACGCGGGGAACCCGGTCGCCACCCCGTCGACCTCGTCCGTCGTCGTCGCGACGCTGCCCATCCAGGACGCGACGGCGACGTCGTAGGACGCGGTGTGGACGAACGCGTCGGCCGCGAGCCGGGTGCGCTCGGCGAGCGTGAATCCGCCGGCGGTGACCGCGGCCACGACGTCGTCGTAACGCGCCGGGTCGACGACGACCGCAACGCTGGGGTGGTTCTTGGCGGCGGCACGCACCATGGACGGGCCGCCGATGTCGATCTGCTCGACGCACTCGTCGACGCCCGCACCCGACGCCACCGTCTGCGTGAACGGGTACAGGTTGACGACGACGAGCTCGAACGGTGCGACACCCAGCTCCTCGAGCTGGGCGACGTGCTCGGGACGACGGGTGTCCGCGAGGATCCCGGCGTGCACCCGCGGGTGCAGCGTCTTGACGCGCCCGTCGAGGCACTCGGGGAACCCGGTGACGTCCTCGACGCGCGTCACGGGGACGCCTGCGGCGGCCACGGTCGCGGCGGTGGACCCCGTCGAGACGAGCTCGACGCCCGCAGCGTGCAGCGCGGTCGCGAGCTCGACCAGACCGGTCTTGTCGTAGACCGACAGCAGCGCGCGGCGCACGGGGCGGCGCGTGGCGTCGGACGTGGGGTCCGCGACGGGGGCGAGAGGGGGCAGGTCGTGCGACATGGCACACCTTCCTGGGTCGGTCGGCGGTCCGGACGGACCTCGGCAAGGACCCAGGCACCCAGGCGGGCGGTGCACGGACAGGGGTGGTGCTCGATCGCTCCCCGGTGGTCCTCCACCTGCGCCAGTCACGACCGGGGCCGAGTCTAGCGGTCGGTCGCCTCGCGCGGAGGTGCTCAGCCCAGGCGCGCGCGGCGGCCCTCGACGCTCAGGCCCTCACGCGCGATCCGCCCGACGACGTCGACGAGCAGCCGCCGCTCGACGACCTTGATGCGCTCGTGCAGCGTCTCCTCCGAGTCGTCGTCCGCGACCGGCACGGCCTCCTGCGCGATGATCGGCCCCGCGTCGACCCCCTCGTCGACGACGATCACCGAGCACCCGCTGACCTTGACGCCGTAGGCGAGCGCGTCGCGCACGCCGTGCGCACCCGGGAACGACGGCAGCAGCGCGGGGTGCGTGTTGACGGTCCGGCCGCCGAACCGGTCGAGGAACGCCGCACCCACCAGCTTCATGAACCCGGCGGCGACGACCGTGTCGGGCGAGAAGACCCCGACCGCCTCGGTGAGCGCGCGGTCCCACGTCGCGCGGTCCGGGAAGTCCCGCAGCGCCACGACGGCGGTGGGGACACCGGCCTCGCGGGCGCGGTCGAGCGCCGCGACGCCCGGCCGGTCCGACACCACGCCGACGACGCGCGCGCCGTACGCCGGGTCGACGTGCGCGTCGAGCAGGGCCGCGAGGTTCGACCCGCCACCGGAGACGAGCACGACCAGGCGGTGGCTGCGGGCCACGGCGTGGGCGGGCGGGACCGGACCGGGCTGCGCGGAGGACGTCACGCGGCGCAACCTACCCGCCCGGCACGCGCCGGGCCCGCGCAGGTCCACCCTCCGACGTGCGCGAGAATGACGGCATGGGCAACCCGTGGGCACCGCCGGACAACTCGCCGTCACCCGGCGGGCCGGCATCCGAGCAGCAGGCACCCCCGGCGCCCGGCGCCCCGGCTCCGGCGCCGCAGGACGCCCCGCCGCCCGCGCCGCACGGCGCGGGCCGTCCGCCGGCCGGCCCGGTGCCGCACCCGGCACCTGGCGCACCCGGGCCGCACCCGGTCCGCCCGCCGGACCCCGCCGGGGTGGCGAGCGCGAGCCGCACGGCCGCCTGGACGGCCGCCACGCTGCTCGTGTCGGTCCTGCTGGTCAGCGCGCCGTGGCCGGCCATGCTCGTGGCGCCTGCCGCCGCGGTCGCGGGCCTCGTGCTCGGGATCGTCGCGGTGGTCCGCGCGGCGCGCGCCCACGGACGCGGGTCGGTCATCGCGCTGCCGGTCGTGCTGGTCGTGGCGTCCCTGGTGTGGGTCGGCATCAGCGCCCAGACGCTGCTGTACGTCGACGCCACCCGCGACTACGCGCGGTGCGAGTCCGCCGCGCTCACGCAGCAGGCGCAGCGCGGGTGCGCGGTGCAGCTCGAGGACGACATGCGCGAGCGGCTCGAGAGCCTGCTCGGACGCGTCGGCGTCCCCAGCCCGTCCTGACGCACCCCGGCACCGGTCGACGGCGGGTCGACCGTCGCCGGCCCGCCGGGCGGCGCGTCAGGGTGCGGCGGGCCCGTCCGCCGCAGGCACGTCCGCGGCGACGCGCGGCGCCCCGGCACGACGCCGCGCGCGCCGGGCGCGCAGCGCGTCGCGGACAGCCGGGTCGAACGGCACCGTCGCGCCGGCCGCGCCCAGCCCGCAGCCGGCGGCGACCAGCAGCCCGACCCAGAGCGGGCTCGCTCCCACGTGCGCCATGCGACCCGGTCCCGCGGCACCGCCCGCGGCGGCGACGAGCAGCCCCACCACCACGCCGGCGGTGACGGCGAGCACCCCCACGGCGACCACGACGTCCCGTGCCCGCACCGGCGCGAGCCACCGCCGCACGGCGAGGCCCGCCAGCACGCCGACGCCGACGAGCAGCAGCGGTGCGACGAGCACGATGCCGCCGTGCGCGCCGGGCAGCGCCCCGAGCAGCGGCACCGCCGGCATCGGGCCGGCGACGACCTCGGCGGGTGCGAAGCGCGTCCCCGCACCGACCGCGAACCCGGGGCCGGCGATCCACGCGAGCGCCCACACGACGAGGTTGGGGACGAACGCGAGCTCCGCGATCGCGAGCACCACGCCGCCGACCGCGTCGAGCGACAGGCGGCGCGCCACGTCGACGACCGTCGCGTGACCCGCCAGGACCCACAGCGTCGTCAGGAGCGCGGCGACGGCCAGGAGCGTCACGACCACCAGGAGGCCGCCGCGCAGGCCGAGCACCACGGGCGCCGGGAGCCGGTCGCGCACGGGCGCGACCACGCGCGACCACGAGGGCGCCTCGGGACGGCGCAGGAGCCCGGCACCGACGCCGAGCCCGCTCACGACCAGTCCACCGACGACGGCGCGCAGGGTCCCCTGGAGCCCTGCGCCGACGACCAGTGCGACGAGCCCGGTGAGCAGCGCGTAGCCGCCGATCGACGCCACCGCACCGCTGCGCGTCGCGTGCCCGGACCGGCGGGCCGACGCGTAGCAGGTGAACACCGCGAGCAGGGTGAGGCCGAGCGGGACGACGGAGACGACCGCACCGCCGAGCGCCGCCGGCACGCCGTGGGCGAGCAGCCACAGGTTGGCCGCCACCACGACGGCCCGCGTCCACGCGACGTCGGTGTTGGCGGGGTCGGACGACGTCGCGACGAACACCGCGACGGCCGGCACCGCGAGCGTCAGCAGCGACAGCGCAGCGGCCTGCACGGCCGTCAGCAGCCCCACCGTCCAGCGCGGGGCACCGTCGATGGCCGACGCGAAGAACGTCGGCTGCGGGTCGTCCTGCAGGACGCGACGCGCGCGCCCCGCGAGGGGGACGGGACCGGTCGACGTGGGCACGTGCCCATGGTCGCCGGTGCCCCCGGCGCGTCGCCGGACCCGGCCCCGGCGCGTCGCGGACCGCCCGGATCGCCCGACGTGGCTCTGCTCGCGCGACGCACCGCGGCCCCGGTCCGTGGGGACCGGGGCCGCGGGGCGCGCTGGACGGTGCGTCAGGCGCTGAGGATGTCGCGCGCGAGCTGGGCGGTCTCGGACGGCGTCTTGCCGACCTTGACGCCGGCGGCCTCGAGGGCCTCCTTCTTCGCCTGGGCGGTGCCCGACGAGCCGGAGACGATGGCGCCGGCGTGGCCCATCGTCTTGCCCTCGGGCGCGGTGAAGCCCGCGACGTAGCCGACGACCGGCTTGGTCACGTGCTCGGCGATGTAGGCCGCCGCGCGCTCCTCGGCGTCACCGCCGATCTCACCGATCATGACGATGACCTCGGTGTCGGGGTCCTGCTCGAACGCGGCGAGCGCGTCGATGTGCGTCGTGCCGATGATCGGGTCGCCGCCGATGCCGATGGCCGTGGAGAACCCGAAGTCCCGCAGCTCGTACATCATCTGGTAGGTCAGCGTGCCCGACTTCGACACCAGGCCGACCTTGCCGGGGCCCGTGATGTCGGCGGGGATGATGCCGACGTTCGACTTGCCGGGGCTGATGAGGCCGGGGCAGTTGGGGCCGATGAGCCGCACGCCCTTCTCCTGCGCGTAGGAGAAGAACTCCGCGGTGTCGGCCACCGGGACGCCCTCGGTGATGATGACGGCCAGCGGGATGCCGGCGTCGACGGCCTCGATCACGGCGCCCTTGGTGTGCGCCGGGGGGACGAAGATCACGGAGACGTCGGCCCCGGTCTTCTCGATGGCCTCGGCCACCGAGCCGAAGACGGGGACGTCGACGTCACCGAAGGAGACGGTCGTGCCGGCCTTGCGGGGGTTCACGCCCCCGACCACGTTGGTGCCGGACGCGAGCATGCGGTTCGTGTGCTTCTGGCCCTCGGAACCCGTCATGCCCTGGACGATGACCTTGGAGGCCTCGGTCAGGAAGATCGCCATGTGGAGTCTGCTTCTCTCTGCGTCGGGTCGGGTTCTCAGGCGGCGCTGTGCGCCAGGCGGGCAGCCGTGTCGGCGCCGCCGTCCATCGTCTCGGCGAGCGTGACGAGCGGGTGGCCGGCGTCGGCGAGGATCTGGCGACCCTCCACGACGTTGTTGCCGTCGAGCCGGACGACCAGCGGCTTGGACGCCTCGTCGCCGAGGATCTCGAGCGCCGCCACGATGCCGTTGGCGACCGCGTCGCACGCGGTGATGCCGCCGAACACGTTGACGAAGACCGACTTGACCTGCGGGTCCGTCAGGATGATGTCGAGGCCCGCGGCCATGACCTCGGCCGAGGCGCCGCCACCGATGTCGAGGAAGTTCGCGGGCTTGACGCCGCCGTGCGCCTCGCCGGCGTACGCGACCACGTCGAGCGTGCTCATGACGAGGCCCGCACCGTTGCCGATGATGCCGACCTCGCCGTCGAGCTTGACGTAGTTGAGGTCCTTCTCCTTGGCGCGCGCCTCGAGCGGGTCGGCGGCGGCCTTGTCCTCGAGCGCCGCGTGGTCCGGGTGGCGGAAGCCGGCGTTCTCGTCGAGCGTGACCTTGCCGTCGAGGGCGACGATCTCGCCCTCCTCGGTGAGCACCAGCGGGTTCACCTCGACGAGCGTCGCGTCCTCGTCGCGGTAGACGAGCCACAGCTTCTGCAGCACGTCGGCGACCTGGGCCGCGATCTCGGGCGCGAAGCCCGCGGCGGCGACGATCTCGTCGGCCTTGGCCTGGTCGATGCCGGTCTGCGGGTCGACCGCGACCTTGGCGAGCGCCTCGGGGCGCTCCACCGCGAGCTGCTCGATCTCCATGCCGCCCTCGACCGAGGCCATCGCGAGGTAGCGACGCTCGGCGCGGTCCAGCAGGAGGGAGAAGTAGAACTCCTGGGCGATCTTGGCACCGGCCGCGATCATGACGCGGTGCACGGTGTGGCCCTTGATGTCCATGCCGAGGATCTCGCCGGCCTTCTCGGCGGCCTCGTCGGCGGACCGGGCGATCTTGACGCCGCCCGCCTTGCCGCGGCCACCGGTCTTCACCTGCGCCTTGACCACGACGACGCCGCCCTCGGGCGGGAGCAGCTGCTCGGCCGCCGCGCGCGCCTCCTCGGGCGTCGTGGCGACGATGCCGCCGAGCACGGGCACGCCGTGCTTCTCGAAGATGTCACGTGCCTGGTACTCGAACAGATCCACCTGGTCCGGTTTCCTCTCGTCGAGGTGCGTGCAGCGGCCCGGTGCGGCCGCATCGCCCGGACGATCGTATCGTCGGGACCCAGGTCCCTCGACATCGAGAGACTGTGTCTGCGCTCACCTCGTCGCGACCGCCGTTCCCGCCGGGCCCGTCGACCGCTACCGTCGAGGCGTGACCGAGGCCCGCACGGTGGTGCTGCGCGCGGTGGCGGCGGTGCTCCCCGACCCGCGCGTCCTCGGGCGTCCCGTGCGCGTGGCGGTCGACGGCGTCGACGGCGCGGGCAAGACGACCTTCGCGGACGAGCTCGCCGAGGTGCTCCGGGCCGACGGGCGGAGCGTGCTGCGCGCGTCCGTCGACGGGTTCCACCGGCCGGCCGCGCAGCGGTACCGGCGCGGGCGCGCGAGCCCGGAGGGGTTCTTCCTCGACTCGTACGACCTCGACGCGCTGCGGCGGGTGCTCCTCGACCCGCTGCGCGCCGACCGCGGCCGGCCGCGCCGGGTGCGGACCGCGGTGCACGACGTCGTGACGGACGCGGACCCCGGCACGCCGTGGGTCGACGTCGACGACGCCACGATCGCGGTCGTCGACGGGATCTTCCTGCACCGGGACGAGCTCGTCGACGTCTGGGACCTCTCGATCTGGCTCGAGGTGCCCTTCGAGGTCACCTACCGGCGGATGGCGGTGCGCGACGGCTGCCCGCCGGACCCGGACCACGACGCCAACACGCGGTACCGCGAGGGCCAGCGGCTGTACCTGGCAGCGTGCGGGCCGGCGGAGCGCGCGCACGTCGTCGTCGACAACTCGGACACCACCCGCCCCCGGGTCCTCCGCAGCCCCTGACCCGCGCCAAGCGCGGTACGGCACCGGCGAGCACGGCACTCGTGTCACCCGCGCTCGGTGGGTGAGTACCGCGCTCGGCGGGTCGTACCCGGCTAGAGCTTGGTGACCGGCGAGTAGCGCAGCAGCAGGCGCTTCTCGCCCGTGGTGCCGAAGTCGATCTTGGCCACGGCGTTCTGCCCCGCGCCCTCGAGAGCGGTCACCGTGCCGAGTCCGTAGGCGTCGTGCGTGACCTTGTCGCCGACGGACAGGTCCGGGACCGACCCGCGGGGCGTCGCTGAACCGAACGACGCACCCGTGCGGGGCAGCGGCTCGCGCTTCTCGCTGCGCACGGGGCCGCTGCTCGAGCCGGAGCCGCCGCGCTCGCCCCACGACGTGCCGCCGCGCGTGCCGCCCCCGGCACCGAAGCCCGAGCCCCAGCCGCCGCGCAGCCGCGACGTCGAGGACTCCCGGCGCCGCCAGTCGACGAGCTCGTCGGGGAGGTCGTCCAGGAACCGGCTGGGCGGGAACTCGTTGGGCACGCCCCACGCCGTCCGCACGGCCGCGCGCGAGACGTACAGGCGCTGCCGCGCGCGCGTCAGGCCGACGTAGGCGAGGCGCCGCTCCTCGGCGAGCTGGTCCGGGTCGGCCAGCGAGCGCATGTGCGGGAAGGTGCCGTCCTCCATGCCCGTGAGGAAGACGACCGGGAACTCCAGGCCCTTGGCCGTGTGCAGGGTCATGAGGGTGACCACGCCCGCGTCGCGTGCCGCGGCGGCGGTCTCGCCGTCGTCGGCGCCGTCGGGCACGGGGATCTGGTCGGAGTCCGCGACGAGCGACACACGCTCGAGGAAGTCGGTGAGCGTCCCCTCGGGGTCGGCCTGCTCGAACTCGGCCGCCACGGCGTGCAGCTCCGCGAGGTTCTCGACGCGCGAGCCGTCCTGCGGGTCCTCGCTGGCCCGCAGCTCGGCGAGGTAGCCGCTGCGGTCGAGCACCGCACCGAGCACCTGGGCCGGCCCGGCACCCGACGCGGCGAGGTCGCGCAGCCCGTCGAGCATCGCGGCGAACGCGCGCAGCCCGGTCAGCGCCCGGGTCCCCAGGCCCGGGACCTCGTCGACGCGGGCCAGCGCCGCGCCGAAGGACACGCGCTCGCGCTCGGCGTACGCCGCGACCATGGACTCCGAGCGGTCCCCCAGCCCTCGCTTGGGGACGTTGAGGATGCGGCGCGTGCTCACGTCGTCGTCCGGGTTGGCGATGGCCCGCAGGTAGGCGACCGCGTCCTTGATCTCCTTGCGCTCGTAGAAGCGCGTGCCGCCGACGACCTTGTAGGGCAGCCCGACGCGGACGAGCACCTCCTCGAGCGCACGCGACTGCGCGTTGGCGCGGTAGAAGATCGCGACGTCACCGGGGCGCACGCCCTCGGCGTCGCCGAGCCGGTCGATCTCCTCGGCGACGAAGCGCGCCTCCTCGTGCTCGGTGTCCGCGACGTACGCGACGATCTGCGGGCCCGCGCCCGAGTCGGTCCACAGCCGCTTGGCCTGACGTCCCGAGTTCCTGCTGATGACGGCGTTGGCGGCCGACAGGATCGTCTGCGTGGAGCGGTAGTTCTGCTCGAGCAGGATCGTCGTGGCGTCCGGGTAGTCGGCCTCGAACTCCATGATGTTGCGGATCGACGCGCCGCGGAACGCGTAGATCGACTGGTCGGCGTCACCGACGACCGTCAGCTCGCCGCGCCCGACGCCGTCGTCGTCCTGCGCGCCGACGCCCGCGAGCTCGCGCACGAGCACGTACTGCGCGTGGTTGGTGTCCTGGTACTCGTCGACCAGGATGTGCCGGAACCGGCGCCGGTAGTGCTCGGCCACCTGCGGGAACGCCTGCAGCAGGTGCACGGTGCGCATGATGAGGTCGTCGAAGTCCAGCGCGTTGGCCTGCTGCAGGCGCTGCTGGTAGCGCGTGTAGACCTGCGCCAGGACGGTGTCGAACTCGTCGGCCCGGCCTCCCCCGTTGCTGGCGGCGAACGCGTCGGGGTCGACCAGCTCGTCCTTGAGCGCGGAGATCTTGTGGCCCAGCGCCTTGGCGGGGTAGCGCTTGGGGTCGAGCTCGAGCTCGCGCGCCACGAGCGTCAGCAGCCGCTGCGAGTCGGCCTGGTCGTAGATCGAGAAGCTGGTGCGCAGCCCGAGCGTCGCGGCCTCGCGGCGCAGGATCCGCACGCACGCGGAGTGGAAGGTCGAGACCCACATGCGCTGCGCCGACGGCCCGACGAGGTGCTCGACCCGCTCGCGCATCTCGGCGGCGGCCTTGTTGGTGAAGGTGATCGCGAGGATCTCCCCCGCCCGCGCGCGGTGGGTCGCGAGCAGGTACGCGATGCGGTGGGTCAGGACGCGCGTCTTGCCCGAACCGGCGCCGGCCACGATGAGCAGCGGACCGCCCGTGTGCAGCACGGCCGCGCGCTGCTGGGGGTTGAGCCCGTCGAGCAGCGCGGCGGCGCGGCTCTCGTCGGCCGCGGCACGCTCGGCGGCCCGCGCCGCGGCGTCGGCGGCGGCGGGACCCGCGTCGTCGTCGCGCGGCGGGACGACCAGCGGCAGGCCGGAGGACTCCCCCGCGTGCGAGCGCGCGACGGCGGCGCGCGCGTCGGGCGCTCCGGTAGGGGGCAGACCGGGGACGGGCAGGGCGAGGCTCTCGAACAACGACGTCATGGCACCACCCAGCCTAGGCGCCGCCACCGACATCCCCGTGCGCCACGGGCTCAGCGCGCGAGGAGCGCCACGACCCACACGCCGACGACGAGCATGGCGGTCGCGAGCTCGACGAGGATCGTCAGCCCGGTGGCCTGCAGCGCGCGCAGGGTCGCGCGCCACGCCGTCGCGACGTCCCGCGCCCGGAGCCACTCGACGAGGAAGACCGCGGCGACGAAGAACAGGAACAGCCCGACGACGGGCACGACGAAGAACCCGACGACGCCCGCGACCCCGCCCCACGCGAGCGTGCTGCTGCGCACGCCCGTGCGCTGCAGGTGGCGTCCCGCGACCAGGTACTTCACGACCTGGCCGGCCGCGGTCAGCACGACGGCCGCGACCGCGACGGCCCACCCGGCCCCCGTGCCCTGCAGCGCGCCCCACAGGGTCACGGCACCGCCCACGAGGAACGCGCCGGGCAGCACCTGCACGACGACGCCGACCAGCCCGACGACGACCAGGACCGTCACGAGCAGGTCGAGCTCGGCGGCCCAGTCGATCGTCACGGACGTGAGGCTAACCGCTCACGTCCGCCGCACCGCATCAGCGCCAGAGGACGGCGATCGCGACGTTGAGGACGACGAGCCCCGCGACCGCACCGAGGAACCCGCGCGTCACCTTCTCGGGGCGGCGGCGGCCGACCACGACGAGCGCCGTGACGACGAGCGCGACGACGAGCTTGACACCGATCTTCACGTGGTTCGCGTCCGCGCCGAGCAGACCGGTCAGCACGATGCCCGTGACCAGCGCCGTCAGGATGCCGTGGAAGGCCCCGTCGGTGAGCTTGGTCCCCTTCATGCCCGCGAGCGCACCCCCGAAGACCATCGCCCAGCCGAGGAGGTGGAGAACGACGAGGATTCCCTGAAGCGTGTCCATGGCGCCCATGGTAGGTGAGATGACGCCGCGTCAGATCCGTCCTCCCGGTGAGCGCACCACGCCGGCGCGACCGGACCGGTAGCCTCCACGGACGCAGCCGCACGAGACGGGCAGGACGGCAGACCCATGACCGGCACGGACCACCCCACGGACGCGACGCTCGACGTCGCCGCACTCGTCGCGCGGGCGCGCGCCGCTGCCGGCCCCGACGGGCGGGCCGCCGTCGGCGGCATCGCGGACTGGGAGACCTTCCCCTTCGAGCGGGAGGGGCTGCGGCTGCGCGCGCTGGAGGACCCGGTGGTCCCCGAGCCGCCGCGTCGCGACGAGGACGCCGCGACCTGCTCGCGCTGCGCCCTGCCCGACGAGGTCTTCGCCTGGACGGACGGCACGTGGCGGCTCAGCGGGCGGGGTCCGGTCAGCGTCCCGACGTTCGTCCTGGACCCGCGCACGCACGTCGACCTCGGCGACCTCGACGACGACGCGGCCGGTGACCTGGGCCGCATGATCGTCCGCGTGGAGCGCGCCCTGGCGGCCGTGCCCGGCGTGGGACGCGTGCACGTCCACCGCTGGGGCGACGGCAACGGGCACCTGCACGTCTTCTTCTTCGCGCGGCCCGACGGCATGGTGCAGCTGCGCGGGCTCGTCATGCCCCTGTGGACGCACCACCTGCCGGCGCTGCCCGACGACGAGTGGGACGCGATCGTCGCGTCCGTCGTCGCGGCGCTGGAAGCGGGCCCCGCGCGGGCCTGACCCCCGGCCGACGAGCCCGACGGCTCACAGCAGCCGACGCGCCGCCGCCCACCGGGTCAGCTCGTTGCGGTTCGACAGCTGCAGCTTGCGCAGCACCGCCGAGACGTGGGTCTCGACCGTCTTCACCGAGATGAACAGCTCGGCCGCCACCTCGCGGTAGGTGTAGCCGCGCGCGATGAGCCGCATGACCTCGCGCTCGCGCGCCGACAGGCGGTCCAGCTCGTCGTCGCCCGTCGCGACGTCGCCCGCGGCCGCGCCGAACGCGTCGAGCACGAACCCCGCGAGCCGCGGCGAGAACACGGCGTCGCCGCCCGCGACCCGCAGCACCGCGTCGGACAGCGCCTGCGGGTCGATGTTCTTGGTGACGTAGCCGCGCGCGCCGACGCGGATGACCGCGACGACGTCCTCGGCCGCGTCCGACACCGACAGCGCGAGGAACCGGGTGCCCGGCACGTCGACGCACCGCCGCACGACCTCGGCCCCGCCACCGCCGTCGCCCCCGGGCAGGTGCACGTCCAGGAGCACGACCGGCGGCTTCAGCTCGTGCACCACCTGGACGGCCTCGTCGACGGTCGCGGCCTCCCCGACCACGCGCACCCGCCCGTCGAGGGACGCCTTCACGCCCGCCCGGAACATGTGGTGGTCGTCGACCAGCACCACGTCGACCTGCTCGCTCACGCGTCGCGCTCCTCGTCCTCGTCCGCCGACCTGCCCGACCCGCCGCCGCCGACCGGCATGCACAGGTGGACCTCGGCGCCCCGCTCGGGGCTGCTCGTCACGCGTGCGGTGCCACCGCGGCGCCGCACGCGCCCCATGATCGACTCCCGGACCCCGAAGCGGTCGGGGCCCACGCCGTCGAGGTCGAACCCGTCGCCCCGGTCACGCACGAAGACCTCGACCGACTGCGGCCCGACCTCCAGGTACAGCGACACCGGGGGCCGCCCGTGCACGACCGCGTTCACGAGCGCCTCGCGCGTGGCCTGCAGCAGCGCGAGGGTGTCGGGCTCGGGCACGCGGTCCCCCACGACGACGAGGTCCACCGCCACCGGCTCCCCGCCGGGCCCCGAGCGCGAGTCCTCGACCTCGGCGACGACGGCCCGCAGCGCCGCCACGAGCGACGTGCCCGGCTCGTGCCGGTCGTCGTAGAGCCACTCGCGCAGCTCGCGCTCCTGCGCCCTGGCCATCCGCGCGACCTCGGCCGGCTCGTCGGCCCGCGCCCGGATGAGCGCGAGGGTCTGCAGCACCGAGTCGTGCAGGTGCGCCGCGATGTCGGCGCGCTCCGCCTCCCGCGCGCGCGCCGCGCGCTCGTCGCCGAGCGCGCGCACGAGCCGCACCCACCACGGCGCCATGACCAGCCCCACGCCGAGCAGCACGGCGAGCGCGGCGATGCCGGACTGCACCAGCAGCATCGGCTCGACGCCCTGGCCGACGACCTGCCCGGCGACCAGCAGCACACCGGCCGCGGCGAGCAGCCCGCCACCGATGAGACGCAGCACGCTGATGCGCCGCCCGTCCTGGCGACCGTGCTGCAGCGCGTCGAGCTGGCTCCACGCGAGCGCGACACCGACGAGCACGACCAGGACCGGCAGGGACCAGGCGGCGTCGATGCGGGCTCCCAGGCGCACGGCGACCAGCACCACGGCCGTCAGGACGAGCAGCGCACCCAGCGCGAGCTCCGCCCACGGCACGCGTCGCCCGTCGGCGCGCAGGGTCTGCCGCCGGGCCAGACGCTGCAGGGCGCTCGGCCGTCCCGCGGCCGCGGCGGCCGCCGGGTCCCCCACCGGCACGACGAGCCACCAGAACAGGTAGAGCGCGACACCGACCCCC of Cellulomonas dongxiuzhuiae contains these proteins:
- the purH gene encoding bifunctional phosphoribosylaminoimidazolecarboxamide formyltransferase/IMP cyclohydrolase → MSHDLPPLAPVADPTSDATRRPVRRALLSVYDKTGLVELATALHAAGVELVSTGSTAATVAAAGVPVTRVEDVTGFPECLDGRVKTLHPRVHAGILADTRRPEHVAQLEELGVAPFELVVVNLYPFTQTVASGAGVDECVEQIDIGGPSMVRAAAKNHPSVAVVVDPARYDDVVAAVTAGGFTLAERTRLAADAFVHTASYDVAVASWMGSVATTTDEVDGVATGFPAWIGATWERSDVLRYGENPHQRAALYTTGHGPAGLAQARQLHGKAMSYNNYVDADAAWRAAHDHGDAATVAIVKHANPCGIAVGQDVAQAHARAHACDPVSAFGGVIATNRRLSLAAAEQIAPVFTEVVVAPAFDDDALALLSQKKNIRLLVVDAPPAALVETRPVSGGLLVQSVDRIDAPGDDPAAWTLAAGDAADDATLADLAFAWRAVRAVKSNAILLADRGASVGVGMGQVNRVDSCRLAVERANSGDVERARGAVAASDAFFPFADGLQVLLDAGVRAVVQPGGSVRDEEVVAAAAAAGVTLYLTGTRHFAH
- the purN gene encoding phosphoribosylglycinamide formyltransferase, with amino-acid sequence MTSSAQPGPVPPAHAVARSHRLVVLVSGGGSNLAALLDAHVDPAYGARVVGVVSDRPGVAALDRAREAGVPTAVVALRDFPDRATWDRALTEAVGVFSPDTVVAAGFMKLVGAAFLDRFGGRTVNTHPALLPSFPGAHGVRDALAYGVKVSGCSVIVVDEGVDAGPIIAQEAVPVADDDSEETLHERIKVVERRLLVDVVGRIAREGLSVEGRRARLG
- a CDS encoding cell division protein PerM, with the protein product MPTSTGPVPLAGRARRVLQDDPQPTFFASAIDGAPRWTVGLLTAVQAAALSLLTLAVPAVAVFVATSSDPANTDVAWTRAVVVAANLWLLAHGVPAALGGAVVSVVPLGLTLLAVFTCYASARRSGHATRSGAVASIGGYALLTGLVALVVGAGLQGTLRAVVGGLVVSGLGVGAGLLRRPEAPSWSRVVAPVRDRLPAPVVLGLRGGLLVVVTLLAVAALLTTLWVLAGHATVVDVARRLSLDAVGGVVLAIAELAFVPNLVVWALAWIAGPGFAVGAGTRFAPAEVVAGPMPAVPLLGALPGAHGGIVLVAPLLLVGVGVLAGLAVRRWLAPVRARDVVVAVGVLAVTAGVVVGLLVAAAGGAAGPGRMAHVGASPLWVGLLVAAGCGLGAAGATVPFDPAVRDALRARRARRRAGAPRVAADVPAADGPAAP
- the sucD gene encoding succinate--CoA ligase subunit alpha, producing MAIFLTEASKVIVQGMTGSEGQKHTNRMLASGTNVVGGVNPRKAGTTVSFGDVDVPVFGSVAEAIEKTGADVSVIFVPPAHTKGAVIEAVDAGIPLAVIITEGVPVADTAEFFSYAQEKGVRLIGPNCPGLISPGKSNVGIIPADITGPGKVGLVSKSGTLTYQMMYELRDFGFSTAIGIGGDPIIGTTHIDALAAFEQDPDTEVIVMIGEIGGDAEERAAAYIAEHVTKPVVGYVAGFTAPEGKTMGHAGAIVSGSSGTAQAKKEALEAAGVKVGKTPSETAQLARDILSA
- the sucC gene encoding ADP-forming succinate--CoA ligase subunit beta, with translation MDLFEYQARDIFEKHGVPVLGGIVATTPEEARAAAEQLLPPEGGVVVVKAQVKTGGRGKAGGVKIARSADEAAEKAGEILGMDIKGHTVHRVMIAAGAKIAQEFYFSLLLDRAERRYLAMASVEGGMEIEQLAVERPEALAKVAVDPQTGIDQAKADEIVAAAGFAPEIAAQVADVLQKLWLVYRDEDATLVEVNPLVLTEEGEIVALDGKVTLDENAGFRHPDHAALEDKAAADPLEARAKEKDLNYVKLDGEVGIIGNGAGLVMSTLDVVAYAGEAHGGVKPANFLDIGGGASAEVMAAGLDIILTDPQVKSVFVNVFGGITACDAVANGIVAALEILGDEASKPLVVRLDGNNVVEGRQILADAGHPLVTLAETMDGGADTAARLAHSAA
- a CDS encoding nucleoside/nucleotide kinase family protein, with the protein product MTEARTVVLRAVAAVLPDPRVLGRPVRVAVDGVDGAGKTTFADELAEVLRADGRSVLRASVDGFHRPAAQRYRRGRASPEGFFLDSYDLDALRRVLLDPLRADRGRPRRVRTAVHDVVTDADPGTPWVDVDDATIAVVDGIFLHRDELVDVWDLSIWLEVPFEVTYRRMAVRDGCPPDPDHDANTRYREGQRLYLAACGPAERAHVVVDNSDTTRPRVLRSP